The segment CAGCTCCTCCAATCCGGCGGAAACCGATGCGAAGCGGGAAGATTGCCACCGGGCGGGGCAAGCGGTGATGGAACTGTTGCAGAAGGGGATCTATCCCCGGGATATCATGACCAAAGAAGCTTTTGAAAATGCGATCACCGTAGTGATGGCCCTGGGCGGATCCACCAATGCGATCCTTCACCTGTTGGCGATCGCCCATGCCATCGATGTGGATCTCACCATCCACGATTTTGAACGGATCCGCAAGCGGGTGCCCCATATCGCCGATCTGAAACCGAGCGGCCGCTATCTGATGCAGGACCTGCATGAGGCGGGGGGAGTACCCGCAGTGATGAAGGAACTGTTGGCGGCGGGACTGCTCCATGGGGACTGCCTCACGGTGACGGGGCAGACCCTGGCGGAAAACCTGGCAAAGGCGGCGCCCCTCAAGGAAGGTCAGAAGGTGATCCGTCCCTTGGACAATCCCTTGCGGGAGACGGGTCCCCTGGTGGTGCTGGAAGGAAATCTGGCTCCCGAAGGGGCCGTGGCCAAGGTGTCCGGGCTGAAGGTGAGCCGTCTGACCGGACCGGCACGGGTGTTTGATACCGAGGAAGATGCGGCGGAAGCGATCTTGAATGACCGGATCAGGGAAGGGGACGTGGTCGTCATCCGCTATGAAGGTCCCAAAGGAGGGCCCGGCATGCCGGAGATGCTCTCCATCACCGGGATTCTGGTCGGAAAAGGGCTGGGGGAAAAGGTGGCGTTGATCACCGACGGCCGCTTCTCCGGCGGCTCCCATGGCTTTGTCATCGGCCATGTCGCACCGGAAGCCCAAGTGGGCGGCCCGATCGCTCTCCTCCGGGAGGGGGATCAGATCACCATCGACAGTGACAAAAGGGAACTCTCCGTCGCATTGTCCGAGGAGGAGCTGAACCGCCGCCGCCGGGAATGGCAAGCCCCGCCGCTGCCGGCCACCCGTGGGGTGTTGAACAAATATGCCCGCCTGGTTTCCTCGGCATCCACAGGGGCAGTCACCGATTTGTGAATTGTGAACAAAAAATATGGTTGACAACGAAATCGAGACCTGATTATAATAGCA is part of the Kroppenstedtia eburnea genome and harbors:
- the ilvD gene encoding dihydroxy-acid dehydratase; the encoded protein is MTTKTEAGQDLRIRSRVISEGSSRVPNRAMLRAVGFTDEDFQKPMIGVASTWSEVTPCNIHIGTLAEQARDGVRERGGAPLIFNTITVSDGISMGHEGMRYSLPSREVIADSIETVVGAERLDAYVAIGGCDKNIPGCMIAIGRTGIPAVFVYGGTIRPGKLDGKDIDLVSAFEGVGRHNRGAISDEELYRIECHACPGAGACGGMYTANTMASAIEALGMSLPGSSSNPAETDAKREDCHRAGQAVMELLQKGIYPRDIMTKEAFENAITVVMALGGSTNAILHLLAIAHAIDVDLTIHDFERIRKRVPHIADLKPSGRYLMQDLHEAGGVPAVMKELLAAGLLHGDCLTVTGQTLAENLAKAAPLKEGQKVIRPLDNPLRETGPLVVLEGNLAPEGAVAKVSGLKVSRLTGPARVFDTEEDAAEAILNDRIREGDVVVIRYEGPKGGPGMPEMLSITGILVGKGLGEKVALITDGRFSGGSHGFVIGHVAPEAQVGGPIALLREGDQITIDSDKRELSVALSEEELNRRRREWQAPPLPATRGVLNKYARLVSSASTGAVTDL